Within Schumannella luteola, the genomic segment TCGCCGAGGAGTTCGAGCGCTACCTCCGTCGCCGCGACGGCAAGGCCGGCGGCGACCCCGACCGCCCGCGCGGCTGACGGCAGGGCGGACGAGGTCCAGCGGTGAGCGCGTCGACGAAGCGGGGATCCGGGTCGAGACGCGCGCCGCATCCTGACCGGCGGGGCGCGGATCGGCGCACTCGGCGCCCGGCACACCAGCCCGGGCATCACCATGCTCATCGGCGCGCGGTGCGGCGATCGCGGATCGTCGTGATCGCCCTCGCGATCGTCTACGTCGCCGGTCTCGCCGCGGTCATCCTCTGGCCCGAGCGCGTCGACGGGCCCGGCGGGGCGCGCATCCAGTGGCTGCTCTCGCTGCTCGCCTCGGCCGGCGTCGACCGCATGAGCGCCTACGACGTGATCGAGTCGGCCGCGAACGTCGCCCTGTTCGCGCCCGGCGGGCTGCTGCTGATCGCGCTGCTGTCGTTCCGCTGGCGCTGGTGGCTCCCCGTCGTCGGCGTCGCGCTGTCGACCGCGGCCGAGCTCGCGCAGTACCTCTGGCTGCCCGAGCGGGTCGCCTCGAGCGCCGACGTCATCGCCAACGCGGTCGGATTCACGATCGGAGCGCTGGTCGGCGCGGCGATCGGGGCCGGGCTGCACCGCCGGCACCGCGGCCCCGGGCATGCCGTCGCGGCGGCGCCGCTCTCGGCAGAGGCGACGGCTGCCGCGGCCTCGGATCAGCTGGCGGCGAGCACGCCCGTGCCGAGCAGCACGAGCAGCACGACGCCGAGCGCCACGCGGTAGATCACGAACGGCAGGAACGAGCCCTTCGACACGTAGCGCAGGAAGAAGTGGATGACGGCGAAGCCGACCACACCGGCGATCACGGTCGCGACCAGCGTCTCGACCGGGCCGAAGACCTCGGGCACGCAGACGGCGCCCGGGTCGCATCCCTTGACCGAC encodes:
- a CDS encoding VanZ family protein: MIALAIVYVAGLAAVILWPERVDGPGGARIQWLLSLLASAGVDRMSAYDVIESAANVALFAPGGLLLIALLSFRWRWWLPVVGVALSTAAELAQYLWLPERVASSADVIANAVGFTIGALVGAAIGAGLHRRHRGPGHAVAAAPLSAEATAAAASDQLAASTPVPSSTSSTTPSATR